From the genome of Thermosynechococcus sp. NK55a:
ATAGTTTTTCCCCGTTGCAATCGGGAGGGTTTATTCATGGATGGGCTGGCATGGCAGGCGGCGTTTGTCTCTGGCTTGGCGAAGGTCGATCAGGAGCATCAGGCACTCTTGGAGATGTTACAGCAGCTACGCTCGGCGATCGCCGCCGGGGCAACCTTTTCCCAGGTCAAGCCGCAGTTACAAGCCTGCGCCAGGGAAACGGAACGCCACTTTCAGCACGAAGAGACCCTGATGGCTACTGCCAACCATCCCCTCTATCTCTCCCACCGTGCCGCTCACCAAAATTTGCTGCGAGATTTGAGTGGCCGGCTTGAGGAGGTGCACAGGCATCCTGAAAACCTAACGCCGGCAACGATAGAGGCCATTGGTACTCTGGTGGTCCGCCATATTTGCGAAGAAGATTTGCCGATGCTTTATCTGCTCACCCATCCCGAGGAGCTAGCGCAGCAACAAGGGGCTGAATTAACCGCTGAAAACGCGTTCTAGATGCCTGGGCTAACTGCTGGTTTTGCGATGTTGGATTGCAGTTAAGCCACTGGTTTGCAGCAACTCGCCACTCTCGACCACGGCATAGATGAGCCAGTGATTGCCACAGTTCATGCGGGACTCTACGGTGCACTCCAAATAGGCAAGGGCATCGAGCAAAATGGGGGCACCACTCTCAGCGCTTTTGAGGCCAAGCGTCGCTAGCTGTTGCTCCCCCAGGCGTTGCGCCTGCTGAAATTGACGTACTAGGGGACTGCCTTCCTTGAGAATATTCAAGACAAAGCGATCGCCCACTAGGCAGAGGCTTTCCGCCCATTCCTGGGGCAAGGACACCGTGATGCCAGGGGGATGAAAAGAGGCTTGGGAGACCGACGACACCAAAATAGCCGCCGCTTGGGTAAGGTGAAAACACCCTTCGGGTAGGGTGGTCAGAACACACAGGGAACCGACCACCCGATTCACAGCCTGTTCGGTGCGATCCACTTGTGCCTCCGCTAGACTGGGAGGGCGAACAGTGCGGCTCTTGCGCAGTTTTTTCAGGGCTTGGGCAAACTCGCTGGCAGCAATTTGGCATTTTTCCAGATCGCTAGCTGTGGGGGTAAACTTCACCCGCAGCGTTTCAAAGCCAAGGGTATAGCCGGCATCAACGAGCTTTTGCTCAATGTCATCAATGGCCTCGCCACTCCAACCGTAGGAGCCAAAGACCCCAGCCAGCTTGGTTTGGCTGCCTTCTGCCAAGATAAAGCCCAAGGCGGTCTGCACCTGGGTCGGCATGTGCCCTCCTAGGGTGGGCGAGCCAATGATAAAGCCGTCGCTACTGTGGATCAAGGCTTGCATTTCCGCTGGGGGAGTGGTTTCACAGTTAACAGCTTCCACTTGAACGCCGGCGGCGGTTAGCCCCTGGGCAATCGCATTGGCCAGAATTGCCGTATTGCCATAGGCAGAGGCATAGAAAAGCGCTACCTTGGTGTCCTGTGCCGTTTGGGCTTGGCACCAGTCGCGATAGTCCTGAAAGAGGCGGCTACGGCTAAACTTGACAATCGGGCCGTGGGCGGGGGCATAGAGGCGCGGGGGCGGTGTCAGTTCTGCCAAGCGATCCAAAATGCTTTCCACTTGGCGGGTTTGTGCTGCATGCAAACATTCAAAGTAGTAGGCACGATCCTCATCCAGTTTTTTCCACTGCTCATCGTAGAGACTATCGCCACAGACATGGGCACCAAAGAGCTTGTCGCTGAACACAATTTGATTTTGGGGATCAACGGTCATTAGACCATCGGGCCAGCGGGGCGTAGCAGCGGCAATAAACATGAGTTGGCGATCGCCCCCCAACTCCAAGGGGGTTTCCGCCCGCGGAATCCAGAGATTCAACTGCTCACCAACCGCAGAGCGCAATGCCACTGCTGCAGCCTTAGAGCAGACAATAGTGATCTGGGGCGCTTTTTCCAGCAAGACCTTGACGGTGGCAAGGCGATTGGAGTTGACATGACTGAGAATCAGGTACCGCAGTTGACTGAGATCAATGTGCTGCTGGAGTTCTTGTAAATAAATCTGGGTAAAGGATTCCCCCGGCGGATCTAGAAGCGTGGGTTGGGGGGCCTGAATGAGGTAGGAATTGGAGGTGGTTCCCTGTTGGCGGCCATATTCTACTTCAAACTTCAGCCGATCCCAAGTGCGCGATCGCAGAACCAAAATCCCCGGTGCAATTTCCGCCACTTGAACGTCCCGCGGACGCGTTTCCGTTAGCATTGGATACCTCCTAAAATTTACCCCGCCGATTGCCGACAGCCTGAGCACTGCTCGCCAAGATTCGGCACCCCTTTTTGAGAACACTATAACGCAGTTCCCTAGATTACAAATGACGGTGGAACCCTAGCCCCCAGCGATCGCCCCCAACCTCTGAGGCGCGATCGCAAGCCCGCAATTGGGCGAGCAGAACCACCATCCGATCCAACCCCGCACGCAGGTGTGCCGTTGTTTCCCCTGCTTGATTGACAACCATGCTAAAGACTAGGGGGCGATCCTCGAGGGGTTCCACATAGCCTGCTAGGGCAGCCACCCCTCGCAAAGTCCCTGTTTTGGCCCAGACGCGATCCTGAGCTGCCGTATCCCGCAGACGCTGGCGC
Proteins encoded in this window:
- a CDS encoding diflavin flavoprotein produces the protein MLTETRPRDVQVAEIAPGILVLRSRTWDRLKFEVEYGRQQGTTSNSYLIQAPQPTLLDPPGESFTQIYLQELQQHIDLSQLRYLILSHVNSNRLATVKVLLEKAPQITIVCSKAAAVALRSAVGEQLNLWIPRAETPLELGGDRQLMFIAAATPRWPDGLMTVDPQNQIVFSDKLFGAHVCGDSLYDEQWKKLDEDRAYYFECLHAAQTRQVESILDRLAELTPPPRLYAPAHGPIVKFSRSRLFQDYRDWCQAQTAQDTKVALFYASAYGNTAILANAIAQGLTAAGVQVEAVNCETTPPAEMQALIHSSDGFIIGSPTLGGHMPTQVQTALGFILAEGSQTKLAGVFGSYGWSGEAIDDIEQKLVDAGYTLGFETLRVKFTPTASDLEKCQIAASEFAQALKKLRKSRTVRPPSLAEAQVDRTEQAVNRVVGSLCVLTTLPEGCFHLTQAAAILVSSVSQASFHPPGITVSLPQEWAESLCLVGDRFVLNILKEGSPLVRQFQQAQRLGEQQLATLGLKSAESGAPILLDALAYLECTVESRMNCGNHWLIYAVVESGELLQTSGLTAIQHRKTSS
- a CDS encoding hemerythrin family protein — its product is MDGLAWQAAFVSGLAKVDQEHQALLEMLQQLRSAIAAGATFSQVKPQLQACARETERHFQHEETLMATANHPLYLSHRAAHQNLLRDLSGRLEEVHRHPENLTPATIEAIGTLVVRHICEEDLPMLYLLTHPEELAQQQGAELTAENAF